Proteins from a genomic interval of Alphaproteobacteria bacterium:
- a CDS encoding phytanoyl-CoA dioxygenase family protein gives MLSEAQVARYHEDGFVVPDYRVADDTLADIKDRHDRLIARHPEFTDYCPAVLAHDLGFLNVARDPAIVAMVGQVLGPDFALWNSSFFAKPAHVGRKTPWHQDGEYWPIRPLATCTVWIAVDASTTENGCLRVLPGSHRPRKLFHHQRNDDPTLSLNQQLVDAEAPEERAVDIVLAPGQMSLHDVYLAHGSEANRSGRPRRGMTLRFMPTTSVFDRALASEMARANGLRDHADRTLFLMSGTDRSGGNDFRMRL, from the coding sequence ATGCTGAGCGAGGCACAGGTCGCGCGCTATCACGAGGACGGCTTCGTCGTCCCGGACTACCGGGTGGCGGACGACACACTGGCCGACATCAAGGACCGCCACGACCGCCTGATCGCGCGCCATCCCGAGTTCACCGACTACTGCCCGGCCGTTTTGGCCCACGACCTGGGCTTCCTCAACGTCGCCCGCGACCCGGCCATCGTCGCCATGGTCGGCCAGGTGCTGGGGCCTGACTTCGCGCTGTGGAACTCCAGCTTCTTCGCCAAGCCGGCCCATGTCGGCCGCAAGACGCCGTGGCACCAGGACGGCGAATACTGGCCGATCCGGCCGCTGGCGACCTGCACGGTATGGATCGCGGTCGACGCCTCGACCACCGAGAACGGCTGCCTGCGGGTGCTGCCCGGCTCGCACCGGCCGCGCAAGCTGTTCCACCACCAGCGCAACGACGACCCCACGCTGTCGCTGAACCAGCAGCTGGTCGACGCCGAGGCGCCGGAGGAACGCGCGGTCGACATCGTGCTGGCGCCCGGCCAGATGTCGCTGCACGACGTCTACCTGGCCCACGGCTCGGAGGCCAACCGCTCCGGCCGGCCGCGCCGCGGCATGACACTGCGCTTCATGCCGACCACCTCGGTGTTCGACCGCGCGCTCGCCAGCGAGATGGCGCGCGCCAACGGCCTGCGCGACCACGCCGACCGCACGCTGTTCCTGATGAGCGGCACCGACCGCAGCGGCGGGAACGACTTCCGCATGCGCCTGTAA
- a CDS encoding RraA family protein: MAALPADDAERLALVRRALFSSVIGDVLDKMGLLHQFLPPQIRPLAPEMAVVGRAMPVIEADFFADAEQGAGPLGGRPFGLMLQALDDLKPGEVYLASGTRSAYAMWGELMATRAQALGAAGVVVDGYSRDTRGILALGFPTFSHGSYGQDQGARGKVVDFRVGVEIGGVRIAPGDLIVGDLDGVVAVPRAAEDEALARALEKVAGENRVAEAIRAGMSTVEAFETFGVM, encoded by the coding sequence ATGGCCGCGCTTCCCGCCGACGACGCCGAGCGGCTGGCCCTGGTCCGCCGCGCCCTGTTTTCCTCGGTGATCGGCGACGTGCTCGACAAAATGGGGCTGTTGCACCAGTTCCTGCCGCCGCAGATCCGGCCGCTGGCGCCGGAGATGGCGGTGGTCGGCCGGGCGATGCCGGTGATCGAGGCCGATTTCTTCGCCGATGCCGAGCAGGGCGCCGGCCCGCTCGGCGGCCGGCCGTTCGGGCTGATGCTGCAGGCGCTCGACGACCTCAAGCCCGGCGAGGTCTACCTCGCCTCCGGCACCCGCAGCGCCTATGCGATGTGGGGCGAGCTGATGGCGACGCGGGCGCAGGCGCTGGGCGCGGCCGGCGTGGTGGTCGACGGCTATTCGCGCGACACCCGCGGCATTCTCGCGCTCGGCTTCCCGACCTTCTCGCACGGCTCCTACGGCCAGGACCAGGGCGCCCGCGGCAAGGTGGTCGACTTCCGCGTCGGGGTGGAGATCGGCGGCGTGCGCATCGCCCCCGGCGACCTGATCGTCGGCGATCTCGACGGCGTCGTCGCGGTGCCGCGGGCGGCCGAGGACGAGGCGCTGGCCCGCGCGCTGGAGAAAGTGGCGGGCGAGAACCGTGTCGCCGAGGCGATCCGCGCCGGCATGAGCACGGTCGAGGCGTTCGAGACGTTCGGGGTGATGTAG
- a CDS encoding tetratricopeptide repeat protein, producing MQRDERGHPMTTDSAEAARALDLAIHNFLHWRAAIMPNIQAALAADPGFGFGHVVLGLVLHGARNAHYRGKIGQAVAAAQAAAARMTARERLYLAALEAVHRGALADSVACYELILEQHPHDLFAQRLAQMELFWIGEMAWSAAISAAVHPHWTPDVPSYGIHLSCRAFDLEETHHFAAAESLARRAVGIDPTDVWGTHAVAHVLIMEGRYAEGVDWLDGLKDNWAEANQMQLHLWWHRCLFHLELRDYDAVLGIYDRWVRNRDLPLLQAVPDLYIDLQNGASMLLRLELRGVDVGDRWAELAELTLNRIGDHTSPFTSAHFAAILAATGHDGQAATLVDAMQRFAHDDDGTLAPRYAIAGIPAAKAAIAHRAGDHGRVIELLLPARRMLWLMGGSHAQRDLFFLLLADSAMKARRDDVLGIVLRDIAAAGFADPAGRVGYSAVAARLAAAE from the coding sequence ATGCAGCGCGACGAACGCGGCCACCCGATGACCACCGACAGCGCCGAGGCGGCGCGGGCGCTGGACTTGGCCATTCACAACTTCCTGCACTGGCGCGCGGCGATCATGCCCAACATCCAGGCCGCGCTGGCCGCCGACCCGGGCTTCGGCTTCGGCCACGTCGTGCTGGGGCTGGTGCTGCATGGCGCGCGCAACGCCCACTATCGCGGCAAGATCGGCCAGGCGGTCGCGGCGGCGCAGGCGGCGGCGGCGCGGATGACCGCGCGCGAGCGGCTGTATCTGGCGGCGCTGGAGGCCGTGCACCGCGGCGCGCTGGCCGACAGCGTGGCCTGCTACGAGCTGATCCTGGAGCAGCATCCGCACGACCTGTTCGCCCAGCGGCTGGCGCAGATGGAGCTGTTCTGGATCGGCGAGATGGCGTGGTCGGCCGCGATCTCCGCCGCCGTCCACCCGCACTGGACGCCGGACGTGCCGAGCTACGGCATCCACCTGTCCTGCCGCGCCTTCGACCTGGAGGAGACCCATCACTTCGCCGCGGCCGAATCGCTGGCCCGCCGCGCGGTCGGGATCGACCCCACCGACGTCTGGGGCACCCACGCCGTCGCCCACGTGCTGATCATGGAGGGGCGCTATGCGGAGGGCGTGGACTGGCTGGACGGCCTGAAGGACAACTGGGCCGAGGCCAACCAGATGCAGTTGCATCTATGGTGGCACCGCTGCCTGTTCCACCTGGAACTGAGGGACTATGACGCGGTGCTCGGCATCTACGACCGCTGGGTGCGCAACCGCGACCTGCCGCTGCTGCAGGCGGTGCCCGACCTCTATATCGACCTGCAGAACGGCGCCTCGATGCTGCTGCGGCTGGAGCTGCGCGGCGTCGACGTCGGCGACCGCTGGGCGGAGCTGGCGGAGCTGACGCTCAACCGCATCGGCGACCACACCAGCCCGTTCACCAGCGCCCATTTCGCCGCGATCCTGGCGGCGACAGGCCACGACGGCCAGGCGGCGACGCTGGTCGACGCCATGCAGCGCTTCGCCCATGACGACGACGGCACGCTGGCGCCGCGCTATGCCATCGCCGGCATTCCGGCGGCGAAGGCGGCGATCGCGCACCGCGCCGGCGACCATGGCCGGGTGATCGAGCTGCTGCTGCCGGCGCGGCGGATGCTGTGGCTGATGGGCGGCAGCCATGCCCAGCGCGACCTGTTCTTCCTGCTGCTGGCCGATTCGGCGATGAAGGCGCGGCGCGACGATGTGCTCGGCATCGTGCTGCGCGACATCGCGGCGGCCGGCTTCGCCGACCCGGCCGGGCGCGTCGGCTACAGTGCGGTCGCCGCGCGGCTGGCGGCGGCGGAGTGA